Proteins co-encoded in one Streptomyces roseochromogenus subsp. oscitans DS 12.976 genomic window:
- a CDS encoding aspartate-semialdehyde dehydrogenase has translation MTGRPTLAVVGATGAVGAVMLQILSQHADIWGEIRLIASPRSAGRKLAVRGEEVEVVALSEEAFDGVDIAMFDVPDEVAEQWAPIAAARGVVVVDNSAAFRLHPEVPLVVPEVNPHAVRTRPRGIIANPNCTTLTMIVALGALHAEFGLRELVVSSYQAVSGAGRAGVDALRAQLSLVAGTELGTKPGDVRRAVGEDTGPFPEPVALNVVPWAGSLREDGWSSEEMKVRDEARKVLGLPQLPVAVTCVRVPVITTHSLTVHARFQGEVTVDRAREILATAPGVVLCDDPAAGEFPTPADVVGTDPTWVGRLRRALDDPTALELFVCGDNLRKGAALNTAQIAELVAAEFS, from the coding sequence ATGACCGGCAGGCCGACGCTCGCGGTCGTGGGAGCGACCGGAGCCGTCGGCGCGGTCATGCTCCAGATCCTGTCCCAGCACGCGGACATCTGGGGCGAGATCCGCCTGATCGCCTCCCCGCGCTCGGCCGGCCGCAAGCTGGCCGTGCGCGGGGAGGAGGTCGAGGTGGTGGCCCTGAGCGAAGAGGCCTTCGACGGGGTCGACATCGCGATGTTCGACGTCCCGGACGAGGTCGCCGAGCAGTGGGCGCCGATCGCCGCCGCGCGCGGAGTGGTCGTCGTCGACAACTCCGCCGCCTTCCGGCTGCACCCCGAGGTGCCGCTCGTGGTGCCCGAGGTCAACCCGCACGCCGTGCGGACCCGCCCGCGCGGGATCATCGCCAACCCCAACTGCACGACCCTGACGATGATCGTCGCCCTGGGCGCGCTGCACGCCGAGTTCGGGCTGCGCGAGCTGGTGGTGTCGTCGTACCAGGCGGTGAGCGGGGCCGGGCGGGCCGGCGTGGACGCGCTGCGGGCCCAGCTGTCCCTGGTGGCAGGGACCGAGCTGGGGACCAAGCCCGGCGACGTACGGCGGGCCGTCGGCGAGGACACCGGGCCGTTCCCGGAGCCGGTCGCGCTGAACGTAGTACCGTGGGCCGGGTCGCTGCGTGAGGACGGCTGGTCCTCGGAGGAGATGAAGGTCCGCGACGAGGCCCGCAAGGTCCTCGGGCTGCCGCAGCTTCCGGTCGCCGTGACCTGCGTACGCGTCCCCGTGATCACCACCCACTCCCTCACCGTCCATGCCCGCTTCCAGGGCGAGGTGACGGTCGACCGGGCCCGGGAGATCCTCGCGACCGCGCCCGGAGTGGTGCTGTGCGACGACCCGGCCGCCGGTGAGTTCCCCACCCCCGCGGACGTCGTGGGCACCGACCCGACCTGGGTGGGCCGGCTGCGGCGGGCCCTGGACGACCCGACCGCGCTGGAACTCTTCGTGTGCGGGGACAACCTCCGCAAGGGGGCGGCGCTGAACACCGCGCAGATCGCGGAGCTGGTGGCGGCGGAGTTCTCCTGA